From a region of the Micropterus dolomieu isolate WLL.071019.BEF.003 ecotype Adirondacks linkage group LG21, ASM2129224v1, whole genome shotgun sequence genome:
- the LOC123960550 gene encoding C2 calcium-dependent domain-containing protein 4C: MWVLGKIRESMDSIPLELSRYMGKCEEDIFLSPKASLSNNLHNNILTPDKIPEFCLPPRLCKRSQLLEAEKTAPYLHGQNQIPKSSTSSDTTHIKANDVKTKNGDASVACKAIKKPLPFSAEGYGLAGIYESPNTRRKESLFHSKRPVYMFDRSIATSAPRLAKETKVPKKTLSGILPPFLCKSLSETGSTESETPSSSDTSPLSSPYSAKSSLYIPSDSGRLKGATSCPSLIDSREERERWKSLSSTTSPSSPPSLEGSSLTLAPPALFPLDVLQCQERLQREQVLPLQGRGKVRLVIEQTTFSTNTFSSLSTVRVRVVSVEGLWDGTDRRTQNCAVHLCLTPGKMQQQESATIRNCCNPVFNEDFFFTELSREDLLELQLRLKVVGKPAAGTLRRGTVIGGISQPLSQLLFLKNG; this comes from the coding sequence ATGTGGGTCCTTGGGAAGATCAGGGAGAGCATGGACAGCATTCCTTTAGAGCTGAGTCGTTACATGGGGAAGTGTGAGGAGgatatctttctctctcctaaGGCGAGTCTCTCTAACAATTTGCACAACAACATCCTCACCCCAGACAAGATCCCAGAGTTCTGCCTGCCGCCGCGGCTTTGCAAGAGAAGCCAGCTGCTGGAAGCTGAGAAAACAGCACCTTACCTGCACGGTCAGAACCAGATACCCAAGAGTAGCACTTCTTCAGACACAACACATATAAAGGCAAATGATGTTAAGACGAAGAATGGTGATGCATCAGTGGCTTGCAAGGCTATAAAGAAACCTTTGCCATTTTCAGCAGAGGGGTATGGCCTGGCTGGGATATATGAGAGCCCCAACACTCGAAGGAAAGAGTCTTTGTTCCACTCAAAGCGCCctgtttacatgtttgataGAAGCATTGCAACTTCAGCACCCAGGCTGGCAAAGGAGACAAAAGTGCCCAAGAAAACCTTATCTGGGATTCTCCCTCCATTTTTATGCAAGAGCCTGTCAGAGACAGGAAGCACAGAAAGTGAAACACCTTCTTCCAGTGACACCTCTCCCCTCAGTTCCCCTTATAGTGCTAAATCTTCCCTTTACATCCCATCAGACAGTGGCCGTCTTAAAGGAGCAACGTCGTGTCCTTCGTTAATTGAcagcagggaggagagagagaggtggaagaGTTTAAGTTCAACAACATCTCCCAGTAGCCCTCCAAGCTTAGAGGGAAGCTCACTCACCTTAGCCCCACCTGCCCTGTTCCCACTGGATGTTCTGCAGTGTCAAGAGAGACTTCAGCGTGAGCAAGTCCTCCCTTTGCAGGGCCGTGGTAAAGTGCGCCTCGTCATTGAGCAAACCACATTCTccaccaacacattctcatcccTGTCCACAGTGAGAGTCCGTGTGGTGTCTGTGGAAGGCCTATGGGATGGTACTGACCGACGAACCCAGAACTGTGCAGTGCATCTGTGTCTGACCCCGGGGAAGATGCAGCAACAGGAGAGCGCCACCATCCGGAACTGCTGCAACCCTGTGTTTAATGAAGATTTCTTCTTTACAGAACTCAGTAGAGAGGATCTGCTGGAACTGCAGCTCAGGTTAAAAGTGGTGGGTAAACCTGCAGCTGGAACACTGAGGAGAGGGACAGTAATTGGAGGGATCAGCCAACCACTGTCTCAGTTACTCTTTCTTAAAAATGGGTAG
- the foxb2 gene encoding forkhead box protein B2, giving the protein MPRPGKNSYSDQKPPYSYISLTAMAIQNSSEKMLPLSDIYKFIMDRFPYYRENTQRWQNSLRHNLSFNDCFIKIPRRPDQPGKGSFWALHPDCGDMFENGSFLRRRKRFKVLRAEHMACKSSPMMHYFHHHHHHPGSKIGTASGHHDHTPGPASTVGRLPHFQGYGGITCAQPGGFKHPFAIENIIGRDYKGVMASGLPLTSVMHHLGYPVPPQLSSVVNSMWPHVGMLSESMGGVPVPASEYAPFSMSAKGLYHNSNGQTLPAVPVPIKPTPSLGPVPGLTGLQSGPSQLCSPASVMEKSDLLEGKGNPLHPALLLS; this is encoded by the coding sequence ATGCCTCGTCCTGGGAAGAACTCCTACAGCGACCAGAAGCCTCCATACTCCTACATATCACTGACAGCGATGGCTATCCAGAACTCATCAGAGAAGATGCTGCCTCTAAGTGACATTTATAAGTTCATCATGGACCGGTTTCCGTATTATCGAGAGAATACCCAACGATGGCAGAATTCCCTGCGACATAATCTCTCCTTTAACGACTGCTTTATCAAGATCCCTCGGCGGCCTGATCAGCCAGGAAAAGGCAGCTTTTGGGCTCTGCACCCGGACTGCGGTGACATGTTTGAGAACGGCAGCTTCCTGAGGAGACGGAAGCGCTTCAAGGTGCTGCGCGCTGAGCATATGGCCTGCAAAAGCTCTCCGATGATGCATTActttcaccatcatcaccaccacccgGGCAGCAAGATTGGCACAGCATCCGGCCACCACGACCACACACCCGGCCCGGCAAGCACCGTGGGTCGGCTGCCTCACTTTCAGGGTTACGGGGGCATTACTTGCGCGCAGCCAGGCGGGTTCAAACACCCATTCGCCATCGAGAACATTATAGGAAGGGACTATAAGGGTGTGATGGCCAGCGGGCTCCCCCTCACCTCGGTCATGCACCACTTGGGTTATCCGGTGCCCCCGCAGCTCAGCAGCGTGGTCAACTCCATGTGGCCACACGTCGGGATGCTGTCTGAGTCCATGGGTGGCGTGCCCGTGCCCGCATCCGAGTACGCGCCCTTCAGCATGTCAGCAAAGGGCCTGTACCACAATTCCAACGGGCAAACCCTGCCCGCAGTTCCCGTGCCAATAAAACCCACCCCATCCCTGGGTCCCGTGCCCGGACTGACAGGGCTGCAGTCCGGCCCGTCCCAGCTCTGCTCACCGGCCTCAGTGATGGAGAAAAGCGATCTGCTGGAGGGGAAAGGCAACCCTCTACACCCGGCTCTCCTGCTGTCCTAA